The following proteins are co-located in the Paludibaculum fermentans genome:
- a CDS encoding CsbD family protein → MNNDILAGNWKQFKGSILQRWGKLTDDDLEVAAGRRDAMLGKLQERCGLAKDEAETQLKDFEATHKAAYSSRFPQ, encoded by the coding sequence ATGAACAACGACATCCTCGCAGGCAACTGGAAACAATTCAAAGGCAGTATTTTGCAACGGTGGGGCAAACTGACGGACGATGACTTGGAAGTGGCCGCCGGACGCAGGGATGCCATGCTGGGCAAGCTGCAGGAGCGCTGCGGCTTGGCCAAGGATGAGGCTGAAACGCAGCTAAAAGACTTCGAAGCCACACACAAGGCTGCGTACAGCTCGCGTTTCCCTCAGTAG
- a CDS encoding lipid-binding SYLF domain-containing protein: MRIILVAALAISPLLAKDNEPVKRLAEASAVFSEIMAAPDKGIPEDLLANSHCIVIVPNLKTGAFLVGGKYGKGYISCRNKVGVGWSAPGTVRIEGGSVGFQIGGSTTDLIMLVMSERGAEKLLESKFTLGAEGSVAAGPVGRTATAQTDAQMHADILSWSRSQGLFAGVALEGATLRQDLDDNATLYGKKLENKQIVTTRVRTPKSAMKLIGLLNRYSARERTGATPSTK; this comes from the coding sequence ATGCGAATCATTCTAGTGGCGGCCCTGGCAATATCGCCACTGCTGGCCAAAGACAACGAGCCGGTAAAGCGCCTGGCTGAAGCTTCCGCGGTCTTTTCCGAGATCATGGCCGCTCCCGACAAGGGCATCCCGGAAGATCTACTGGCGAACTCTCATTGCATCGTTATCGTTCCTAACCTGAAGACCGGCGCCTTCCTGGTTGGCGGGAAGTACGGCAAGGGCTACATCTCCTGCCGCAACAAGGTTGGCGTTGGGTGGTCGGCTCCGGGGACGGTCCGCATCGAAGGCGGCAGTGTTGGTTTCCAGATTGGCGGCTCGACGACCGACCTGATCATGCTGGTCATGTCAGAGCGCGGCGCGGAGAAGCTGCTCGAGAGCAAGTTCACACTCGGCGCTGAAGGCTCAGTAGCGGCCGGCCCTGTGGGACGCACGGCGACTGCTCAAACCGACGCTCAAATGCATGCGGACATTCTCTCCTGGTCGCGGTCGCAAGGACTGTTCGCCGGCGTCGCGCTGGAAGGCGCCACCCTGCGGCAGGATCTGGACGACAACGCAACTCTCTACGGCAAGAAGCTGGAGAACAAGCAGATTGTGACCACGCGAGTGCGTACGCCTAAGTCGGCGATGAAGCTGATTGGCCTCCTGAATCGGTACTCAGCCCGCGAGCGCACCGGCGCAACGCCCTCCACTAAATAG
- a CDS encoding OmpA family protein, whose protein sequence is MKMIGAFLMVCGVLSAQQPQQQGENAAVMAAGSTPIYRVTVTARTAKAINYRHRSGATKIDFRGTELMASAHGEAKVESKQGYIEIEVEFDNLQPANTHGSEYLTYVLWAITPEGRTSNLGEILLNGTRSKLNVTTELQVFGLVVTAEPYFAVTRPSDLIVMENVVRPDTKGKIEEIDAKYELLQRGQYQRLSNPLQLKLDTKQPLELYEARNAVQIARAVGADKFATESFQKAEKSLAQAEAYQARKAGSKPVTMTAREAVQTAEDARAIAVKRQDEEALAAERQRASEREAAAVSGKMAAQAEADRVTREAEAARIRAQADADRATRDAEAAKLKADAKTGRLTAEKNEQALSAAMEADRIKRANEVQAAAAAAQSERLRAESDAREAAAKAEADRLRLDNDAQRAAAQLELDKVAKQKAQLEAEKAELRIELLKQFNVILQTRDTARGLIVNMSDVLFDTAKFTLRPIAREKLARVAGIVAGHPGLRLDVEGHTDSVGGDEYNQTLSEHRGTSVRDYLMSQGMPDTSVSTKGFGKTQPVATNDTAQGRQQNRRVELVISGEVIGTQIGSPIAAR, encoded by the coding sequence ATGAAAATGATCGGCGCATTCCTCATGGTTTGCGGTGTTCTGTCGGCACAGCAGCCGCAGCAGCAAGGCGAGAATGCGGCCGTCATGGCCGCCGGCTCCACACCCATCTACCGCGTGACAGTCACAGCGCGGACGGCGAAAGCCATCAACTACCGCCATCGGAGCGGTGCCACAAAGATCGATTTCCGCGGCACAGAGCTTATGGCTAGCGCCCATGGCGAAGCCAAGGTGGAAAGCAAGCAGGGCTACATCGAAATCGAAGTAGAATTCGACAATTTGCAGCCCGCCAACACCCACGGCTCGGAGTATCTCACTTATGTGCTGTGGGCCATCACTCCGGAGGGCCGCACGTCCAACCTCGGTGAGATCCTGCTGAACGGGACGAGAAGCAAACTCAACGTGACGACGGAACTCCAGGTGTTTGGCCTGGTCGTTACGGCCGAGCCCTACTTCGCCGTCACCCGGCCCAGCGACCTCATCGTGATGGAGAACGTGGTGCGTCCCGATACGAAGGGCAAGATCGAAGAGATCGACGCCAAATATGAACTCCTTCAGCGCGGACAGTATCAGCGGCTCTCGAATCCACTTCAGTTGAAGCTCGACACCAAGCAGCCGCTGGAGCTGTATGAAGCTCGCAATGCAGTGCAGATCGCCCGTGCCGTCGGCGCGGACAAGTTTGCCACGGAGAGCTTCCAGAAGGCTGAGAAGAGTCTGGCGCAAGCCGAGGCTTACCAGGCCAGGAAGGCCGGCAGCAAGCCGGTTACCATGACGGCCCGCGAAGCAGTCCAAACCGCCGAAGATGCCCGCGCGATCGCGGTGAAACGCCAGGATGAAGAGGCGCTGGCCGCCGAACGCCAACGCGCATCAGAGCGGGAAGCCGCGGCGGTGAGCGGAAAAATGGCTGCCCAGGCTGAGGCCGATCGTGTCACTCGCGAAGCGGAAGCCGCCCGCATCCGTGCTCAGGCTGATGCCGATCGGGCAACCCGCGACGCCGAAGCAGCGAAGCTCAAGGCAGATGCGAAAACCGGCCGGCTGACGGCGGAGAAGAACGAGCAGGCATTATCCGCGGCCATGGAAGCCGATCGCATCAAGCGCGCGAACGAAGTTCAGGCCGCCGCCGCTGCCGCTCAGTCTGAACGGCTCCGCGCCGAGAGCGACGCGCGGGAAGCAGCAGCGAAAGCCGAAGCCGACCGGCTCCGGTTGGATAATGACGCCCAGCGGGCTGCCGCCCAGCTGGAACTGGACAAGGTCGCCAAGCAGAAGGCGCAGTTGGAGGCGGAGAAGGCCGAATTGCGGATCGAACTGCTGAAGCAGTTTAACGTAATCCTCCAGACACGAGACACGGCGCGCGGCCTTATCGTGAACATGTCGGACGTCCTGTTCGATACCGCCAAGTTCACCTTGCGGCCTATCGCTCGTGAGAAGCTCGCACGCGTCGCCGGCATCGTAGCCGGCCATCCGGGCCTGAGGCTGGATGTGGAAGGCCACACCGATAGCGTTGGCGGCGATGAGTACAACCAGACGCTCTCGGAGCATCGCGGGACTTCTGTCCGCGACTACCTGATGTCGCAGGGCATGCCGGATACCTCGGTTTCGACCAAGGGTTTCGGCAAGACCCAGCCCGTCGCCACCAATGACACAGCGCAGGGGCGGCAACAGAACCGCCGCGTTGAGCTTGTGATCTCCGGCGAAGTGATCGGCACCCAAATCGGGTCACCGATCGCTGCGAGGTAG
- a CDS encoding slipin family protein: MIDIWIVIPVFVALYLLASIKVLREYERGVVFRLGRVLAQAKGPGIVLVFAPIDRMVRLSLRIEALEVPAQDVVTRDNVTVKVNAVIFFRVVDPRLAVLEVSNFLYATSQLAQTTLRSVLGEAELDELLSQRGKLNLRLQSILDQHTASWGMKVTLVEVKQVELAEQMIRAIARQAEAERERRAKVIHAEGEYLAAEKLAMAAAVIQQQPAAIQLRYLQTLVEIGAEHNTTIVFPLPIDLITSITQVMTGSKTPVAASA, from the coding sequence ATGATAGATATCTGGATCGTCATCCCGGTCTTCGTAGCTTTGTATCTGTTGGCCTCCATCAAGGTACTCAGGGAATACGAGCGGGGCGTGGTGTTCCGGTTGGGGCGTGTCCTGGCGCAGGCCAAGGGGCCGGGCATCGTTCTTGTTTTTGCGCCGATCGACCGCATGGTACGTCTGTCGCTTCGTATCGAGGCTTTGGAGGTGCCAGCTCAGGATGTAGTGACACGGGACAACGTGACGGTGAAGGTAAACGCGGTCATCTTCTTCCGTGTGGTGGATCCCCGACTGGCGGTGCTGGAGGTGTCCAACTTCCTCTACGCCACCTCTCAACTGGCACAGACCACGCTGCGCAGTGTCCTGGGCGAGGCGGAACTGGACGAACTGCTGAGCCAGCGCGGCAAGTTGAATTTGCGTCTTCAGTCGATTCTCGACCAGCACACGGCCTCCTGGGGCATGAAGGTGACCCTGGTGGAGGTCAAGCAGGTGGAACTGGCCGAGCAGATGATCCGCGCTATCGCACGGCAGGCCGAAGCGGAACGCGAGCGCCGCGCGAAAGTCATCCATGCCGAGGGCGAGTACCTCGCAGCCGAGAAGCTGGCCATGGCCGCGGCGGTCATCCAGCAGCAGCCGGCAGCGATCCAACTGCGGTACCTGCAGACGCTGGTGGAAATCGGCGCGGAGCACAATACGACCATCGTCTTCCCGCTGCCCATTGACCTGATCACCTCCATTACCCAGGTGATGACCGGTTCGAAGACACCGGTTGCGGCATCTGCCTGA
- a CDS encoding DUF6804 family protein, which produces MSTSTELKETPPNWVVPETVALNQVMWRKWEAKGQYQDREANRAQSKAMYWVSIAALLAAVALWSRLPPYEVVVRFLVCIGAVTAAFQSFRLRRYAMVVVFALVVGLFNPILPVLDFTGEWQRVVVLLSVLPFGLSLSKLAARRTQNA; this is translated from the coding sequence ATGTCTACATCAACGGAATTGAAGGAAACCCCGCCGAACTGGGTAGTCCCGGAGACCGTGGCACTGAATCAGGTGATGTGGCGCAAGTGGGAGGCCAAGGGGCAATACCAGGATCGTGAAGCGAACCGGGCGCAGAGTAAGGCCATGTATTGGGTTTCCATCGCGGCATTGCTGGCCGCGGTGGCGCTCTGGTCCAGACTGCCGCCTTACGAAGTCGTGGTCCGGTTCCTGGTGTGCATCGGGGCGGTGACCGCCGCTTTTCAATCCTTCCGCCTGCGGCGCTACGCCATGGTTGTCGTATTTGCGTTGGTGGTCGGGCTGTTCAACCCGATCCTGCCCGTGCTCGACTTCACCGGAGAATGGCAGCGTGTGGTGGTGCTGCTCAGCGTACTGCCATTCGGTCTTTCTTTATCGAAGCTTGCAGCGAGGAGAACCCAAAATGCTTAG
- a CDS encoding co-chaperone GroES → MNLRPLYDRIVLKRIEETETSRNGIIIPDSAKEKPQEGEVLAVGHGKRLEDGKLVPLDVKVGDRVLFGKYSGNETRLSGTDYIIIREDEVLAVLSPDAPAATKTK, encoded by the coding sequence ATGAACCTCAGACCCTTATACGATCGCATCGTACTGAAACGCATCGAGGAGACCGAAACCTCGCGCAACGGGATCATCATTCCGGACTCCGCGAAGGAAAAGCCCCAGGAAGGGGAAGTGCTGGCCGTTGGTCACGGCAAACGGCTGGAGGATGGCAAGCTCGTGCCGCTCGACGTCAAAGTCGGCGACCGCGTTCTCTTCGGCAAGTACTCCGGCAACGAAACCCGCCTCTCCGGCACAGACTACATCATCATCCGCGAGGATGAGGTTCTAGCCGTCCTGTCACCCGACGCACCGGCCGCAACGAAGACCAAATAG
- the groL gene encoding chaperonin GroEL (60 kDa chaperone family; promotes refolding of misfolded polypeptides especially under stressful conditions; forms two stacked rings of heptamers to form a barrel-shaped 14mer; ends can be capped by GroES; misfolded proteins enter the barrel where they are refolded when GroES binds): MAKQIIYSDHSRQAILRGVNQLAEAVKVTLGPRGRNVVLEKKFGGPTITKDGVTVAKEIELKDPLENMGAQMVREVASKTSDVAGDGTTTATILAQAIFREGVKAVAAGANPMAVKRGIDKSVALVVEELQKLSKPVSGDMIAQVGRISANSDSTIGDVIAEAMAKVGKDGVITVEESKTMTTELQTVDGMQFDRGYLSPYFVSDPERMECVLEEPYILIHEKKISSMKDILPLLEQIARAGKPLLLLSEDVEGEALATLVVNKLRGTLNVCAVKAPGFGDRRKAMLEDISILTGGKAIMEETGITLESVRLEDLGRAKRVTVDKDTTTIIDGGGVQQSIEGRIKQLRTQIEDTTSDYDREKLQERLAKLAGGVAIIKVGAATETEMKEKKARVEDALHATRAAVEEGIVPGGGVALLRASIVLRTLKLEDDEQFGVTIVRRACEEPVRQIVLNCGTEGAVVAAKIMDSDDPHYGFNASTEVYEDLVKAGVIDPTKVTRSALQNAASIASLMLTTEAMICSVVDEPEV, translated from the coding sequence ATGGCCAAGCAGATCATTTACAGCGACCACTCCCGCCAGGCAATTCTGCGGGGGGTGAACCAGCTCGCCGAGGCAGTGAAAGTCACGCTGGGACCGCGCGGACGCAATGTCGTTCTCGAGAAGAAGTTCGGCGGACCGACGATCACCAAGGATGGCGTGACCGTCGCGAAGGAGATCGAACTGAAAGACCCGTTGGAGAACATGGGCGCCCAGATGGTGCGTGAAGTGGCGTCCAAGACTTCCGACGTGGCCGGTGACGGCACAACGACTGCTACCATTCTTGCCCAGGCGATCTTCCGCGAAGGCGTCAAGGCAGTAGCCGCCGGAGCCAACCCGATGGCTGTCAAGCGCGGCATCGACAAGTCGGTCGCTCTTGTTGTGGAAGAGCTGCAGAAGCTCTCCAAGCCCGTCTCCGGCGACATGATCGCCCAGGTGGGCCGGATTTCCGCCAATAGCGACTCCACCATCGGCGACGTCATTGCCGAAGCCATGGCCAAGGTCGGCAAGGATGGCGTGATCACCGTGGAAGAGTCGAAGACCATGACCACCGAGTTGCAGACGGTGGATGGCATGCAATTCGACCGCGGTTACCTCTCCCCCTACTTCGTCAGCGATCCGGAGCGCATGGAGTGCGTGCTCGAGGAGCCGTACATCCTGATCCACGAGAAGAAGATCAGCAGCATGAAGGACATTCTTCCGCTGCTGGAGCAGATTGCCCGCGCGGGCAAGCCGCTGCTGCTTCTATCAGAAGATGTCGAAGGCGAAGCCCTGGCGACGCTCGTGGTCAACAAGTTGCGCGGCACGCTCAATGTCTGCGCTGTGAAGGCGCCCGGGTTTGGCGATCGCCGCAAGGCGATGCTCGAGGATATCTCGATCCTTACCGGTGGGAAAGCCATCATGGAAGAGACCGGCATCACCCTCGAGAGCGTCCGCCTGGAGGACCTGGGCCGCGCCAAGCGTGTCACGGTCGACAAGGACACCACGACGATCATCGACGGCGGGGGCGTGCAGCAGAGCATCGAGGGCCGCATCAAGCAGCTCCGCACCCAGATTGAAGACACCACTTCGGACTACGATCGCGAAAAGCTGCAGGAACGCCTCGCCAAACTGGCGGGCGGCGTAGCCATCATCAAGGTTGGCGCTGCGACCGAAACCGAGATGAAAGAGAAGAAGGCCCGTGTCGAGGATGCACTCCATGCCACGCGGGCGGCCGTTGAGGAAGGCATCGTGCCTGGCGGCGGAGTTGCGCTGCTGCGCGCGTCCATCGTCCTGCGGACCCTCAAGCTGGAAGATGACGAGCAGTTCGGTGTCACCATCGTGCGTCGCGCCTGCGAAGAGCCTGTCCGGCAGATTGTGTTGAACTGCGGGACCGAAGGCGCCGTCGTGGCCGCGAAGATCATGGATAGCGACGATCCCCACTACGGGTTCAACGCCTCCACGGAGGTCTACGAGGATCTCGTGAAGGCCGGCGTGATCGATCCGACCAAAGTGACGCGGTCCGCTTTGCAGAACGCGGCCTCCATCGCCTCTCTTATGCTGACGACGGAAGCGATGATCTGCTCTGTGGTGGACGAACCCGAAGTTTAG
- a CDS encoding GntR family transcriptional regulator has translation MTGTAKASSRVSEVARQLRESIFEGKLAPGAPLRELTLARELQVSQATVREALQRLEHAGLVTRRRNLGTSVTRLSPKDVRERLGLRALLEVLAARSAAERMTAADFEELERRLNVLGDSVESDRYYEAAQADLEFHRYIWQCSGNDTLCGLLELVTVPLFAFISIMRSHGLHKLHAVVASHTPLIEALRSKDTARISEAFQRGATASYEPFLQDESPRVSAELFGFLATTR, from the coding sequence GTGACCGGTACTGCCAAGGCCTCGTCGCGGGTCTCCGAAGTAGCTCGCCAATTGAGGGAATCGATCTTCGAGGGCAAGCTCGCCCCAGGTGCGCCCCTGCGGGAACTCACGCTGGCGCGGGAGCTTCAGGTGAGCCAGGCAACGGTGCGGGAAGCCCTGCAACGCCTGGAGCATGCCGGGCTGGTCACGCGGCGCCGCAATCTGGGCACCTCAGTGACGCGGTTGTCCCCAAAAGACGTTCGGGAACGGCTTGGCTTGCGGGCCTTGCTGGAAGTTCTGGCGGCGCGTTCCGCGGCGGAACGCATGACGGCGGCGGATTTCGAGGAATTGGAGCGGCGGCTCAACGTCCTGGGCGATAGCGTCGAATCGGACCGTTACTACGAGGCCGCGCAAGCCGACCTGGAGTTCCATCGCTACATCTGGCAGTGCTCAGGGAACGACACACTGTGCGGCCTGCTGGAACTGGTGACGGTTCCACTCTTCGCCTTCATCAGCATCATGCGCAGCCATGGCTTACACAAGCTGCATGCCGTGGTGGCGAGCCACACACCGCTGATCGAAGCGTTGCGGAGCAAGGACACAGCGCGCATCAGCGAGGCGTTCCAGCGTGGCGCCACCGCCTCCTACGAACCATTCCTGCAGGATGAGAGCCCGCGTGTATCCGCTGAACTGTTCGGCTTTCTGGCCACTACGCGCTGA
- a CDS encoding TonB-dependent receptor — MRARAGSAALALVLGLWLAGLAPAQIGGGSIVGTVRDPSAAPVPGVRVVAHNQDTNEERFVATNTEGYYEFPLLAAGPYRIRAEAQGFNVVQGEVFTLSTGTRPRIDLALTVGAVSEKIDVSATAPQINTTTTDLGVVMTRTRADELPLNGRNFQELVSLQAGVVSSPSSGAGGRGGISFHGSTALGTNMMLDGVDMSFGEVNGAASFQSAGGGGTLINTVSVEAIQEFKSTASASSAEYGRAGGGVLNITTRSGSNDWHGTLFEFFRNDKLNANDFFSNKNNLGKSPLRWNQFGGNVAGPIKRDKVFFFFNYEGAKVRRQSQVTGNVPTEALLVQLTPEIRNTLTTILPAPTNATSNPLIGQHVRNDRSTNDEQTFLTRVDVLLGQQRLAVRHSYNNQDYATPSLSPTMPTTYPMRYQNAVVEHTMNLGSAMLNELRLGFNRVDLFRNPANYEKIPAYISVQGINASMSNFIHFLPTTYSVADNFTILRGRHSIKMGVDLREVRSVRYQGGPPSYSYTTTADIIAQRPVSVGLSFTTSKGLRTLNTGFYIQDDWRLSPKLQVNLGVRYEYSPPLRGGFNVNSSDPYGAYNAAQEPMFASDRNDFGPRVGIVWTPDAAQRTVVRAGGAVSYIMPQAIHYYDMAFISPKLSGVSSFAAADVPASYLIYPNAIAFQTLIQNNPDLLPPSMKLSRSVADYNRRDTYVGMWNLAVQRQVTKTLALQAAYVGQRTLKLISVRPLNLVNPATGTRPVTSLGQVNFEENAANISYNSLELSANQKLWHGLNYDAYFTLADGRGYYAPDDTITFTGGGLQDPLNIAGSTGPLQGLSKRVFRNIFSYSIPGGTRLQNRYLRGALSGWTLRSIIGWRSGLPLNLTSGNDFVGSGRSAGQRPDVVAGVDPYIGSHDTQVWLNAAAFSITGPKAEKRYGNLGYYALRGPSAFTMDSGLHKTFQLTEAQRLTVRLESFNTLNHTTLGNPNTTLNSATFGLITGAGSQRLYQVALKYVF, encoded by the coding sequence ATGCGAGCACGGGCTGGCAGCGCTGCCCTGGCGCTGGTTCTTGGCCTTTGGTTGGCCGGTTTGGCCCCGGCACAGATTGGCGGCGGATCGATTGTGGGCACTGTGCGCGACCCCAGCGCCGCGCCTGTCCCAGGGGTCCGGGTCGTGGCGCACAATCAGGACACGAACGAAGAGCGCTTCGTGGCCACCAACACAGAGGGCTACTACGAGTTCCCCCTGCTGGCGGCCGGACCTTACCGGATCCGCGCCGAGGCTCAGGGTTTCAACGTCGTGCAGGGCGAAGTCTTCACGCTCTCCACCGGAACCCGTCCGCGCATCGATCTCGCTCTCACCGTCGGCGCGGTCAGCGAGAAGATCGATGTCAGCGCCACGGCTCCGCAGATCAATACAACGACGACAGACCTGGGTGTCGTCATGACCCGCACCCGTGCCGACGAGCTGCCCCTGAACGGCCGCAACTTCCAGGAACTGGTGAGCCTGCAGGCCGGCGTGGTCTCCTCGCCTTCCAGTGGAGCAGGCGGGCGCGGCGGCATCTCGTTCCACGGTTCGACCGCGCTGGGCACTAATATGATGCTGGATGGCGTCGACATGTCCTTTGGCGAGGTCAACGGCGCGGCCAGCTTCCAATCGGCCGGCGGCGGAGGCACGCTCATCAACACCGTCAGCGTGGAGGCGATCCAGGAGTTCAAATCCACAGCCAGCGCTTCTTCGGCCGAGTATGGCCGGGCCGGGGGCGGCGTGCTGAACATCACCACGCGCTCCGGCTCCAACGACTGGCACGGAACGCTCTTCGAGTTCTTCCGCAACGACAAGCTGAATGCCAACGACTTCTTCTCGAACAAGAACAACCTCGGCAAGTCGCCTCTCCGCTGGAACCAGTTCGGCGGCAACGTCGCGGGCCCCATCAAGCGCGACAAGGTGTTCTTCTTCTTCAACTACGAGGGCGCCAAGGTCCGCCGCCAGTCGCAGGTCACCGGCAACGTGCCTACTGAGGCGCTGCTGGTGCAGTTGACACCGGAGATCCGAAACACCCTGACGACCATCCTGCCCGCGCCCACCAACGCGACCTCGAATCCACTCATCGGCCAGCACGTGCGGAACGATCGCTCCACCAACGACGAGCAGACCTTCCTGACGCGCGTCGACGTCTTACTGGGCCAGCAGCGCCTGGCCGTCCGGCACAGCTACAACAATCAGGACTACGCCACCCCCAGCCTGTCGCCCACCATGCCCACTACTTACCCCATGCGCTACCAGAACGCGGTGGTGGAGCATACGATGAACCTGGGCTCGGCCATGCTGAATGAGCTCCGCCTGGGCTTCAACCGTGTCGACCTGTTTCGCAATCCGGCGAACTACGAGAAGATCCCCGCGTACATCAGCGTGCAGGGTATTAACGCCTCGATGTCGAACTTCATCCATTTCCTGCCGACCACTTACTCCGTGGCCGACAACTTCACCATCCTGCGTGGCCGCCACTCCATCAAGATGGGCGTGGATCTGCGCGAAGTGCGCAGCGTCCGCTACCAGGGCGGTCCGCCGTCGTACAGCTACACAACCACGGCCGACATCATTGCCCAACGCCCCGTCTCCGTAGGTCTCTCATTCACAACCAGCAAGGGACTAAGGACTCTCAACACCGGCTTCTATATTCAGGACGACTGGAGGCTGTCGCCCAAGCTCCAGGTGAACCTCGGTGTTCGCTACGAGTACTCGCCCCCGCTGCGCGGCGGCTTCAATGTCAATAGCTCCGATCCCTATGGCGCCTACAATGCCGCGCAGGAGCCGATGTTCGCTTCCGATCGCAACGACTTCGGCCCGCGTGTGGGTATCGTTTGGACCCCCGATGCCGCGCAGCGCACCGTCGTGCGTGCCGGCGGCGCGGTCAGCTACATCATGCCGCAGGCGATCCACTACTACGACATGGCGTTCATCAGTCCCAAGCTCTCCGGCGTGTCCAGCTTCGCCGCGGCGGATGTGCCCGCCTCTTACCTGATCTACCCTAATGCCATCGCGTTCCAGACGCTCATCCAGAACAATCCGGACCTGCTGCCGCCCAGCATGAAGCTCTCGCGCAGCGTCGCCGACTACAACCGTCGCGACACTTACGTCGGCATGTGGAATCTTGCGGTTCAACGGCAGGTCACGAAGACTCTCGCCCTACAGGCTGCCTACGTCGGCCAACGTACGCTCAAGCTGATCTCCGTGCGGCCTCTGAATCTTGTGAATCCGGCCACCGGCACGCGCCCGGTCACGAGCCTGGGCCAGGTGAACTTCGAGGAGAACGCGGCCAACATCAGCTACAACTCCCTGGAACTCTCCGCGAACCAGAAGCTGTGGCACGGCCTGAACTACGACGCGTACTTCACGCTGGCCGACGGCCGCGGCTACTACGCTCCGGACGACACCATCACCTTCACCGGTGGCGGCCTGCAGGATCCGCTCAACATCGCCGGTTCCACCGGACCGTTGCAGGGCCTCTCCAAGCGGGTCTTCCGCAACATCTTCAGCTACTCGATTCCCGGCGGCACTCGTCTGCAGAATCGCTACCTGCGCGGCGCGCTCAGCGGCTGGACCTTGCGCTCCATCATCGGCTGGCGCTCCGGCCTCCCGTTGAACCTGACCTCGGGCAACGACTTTGTCGGCAGCGGGCGCAGCGCCGGCCAGCGGCCCGACGTGGTGGCGGGCGTCGATCCCTACATTGGCAGCCACGACACGCAGGTCTGGTTGAACGCCGCCGCGTTCAGCATCACTGGACCCAAGGCAGAGAAGCGCTACGGCAACCTGGGCTACTACGCCCTGCGTGGCCCTTCGGCTTTCACCATGGACTCCGGCCTGCACAAGACATTCCAACTGACGGAAGCGCAGCGCCTCACCGTCCGCCTGGAGTCCTTCAATACCCTGAACCACACTACACTGGGAAATCCGAATACGACGCTCAACAGCGCCACCTTCGGCCTCATCACCGGAGCGGGCTCGCAGCGCCTCTATCAGGTCGCATTGAAGTATGTCTTTTAA